The DNA sequence TCATTTGCACAGCCTCTGTTTCGGATGTCTAACCCTCTCGCTAACTTCTGTGTCTCAAAGCAGGTCTGCCTGAGGGTGCCTGACAGACCAGAGCAGTCTCTGAGCCCCAGGCTACGAGTAGCAGCTCGTGTAAAGCTGCCAGCAGTCACAAACACATTAAAGCATTCCGGACTGTGCTGGGGGGAGAAATTTACTGCGCGTGGTCCGTGGTGGGCAGTAAAGAGCAACATCTTGGTTAATTCAGTAATGTTTGTTTGGGGGTTAGGAGAAGCAGCATAATTAAAATTTAGATTAATTACTGCCAATCTGAATTCAGCTGAGGCTGACCCAGCCTGACAGATACAAGCTGGGAATGCTTCTCATAATGTCACGCAGCCCGTGCTTACAGCTGCCCTTCCTGTCTCTGTACAAGGGGCTTGTCCTGGGAGCTCGAAGGCTGATTCCAAAACACTGTTTCAAAAATAGCTCtataaacatcttttttttcagctgagtCCTGATCAGAGGGATGCTTAATTGCTGACGGGTTTAAAGTCTTGGTGCTGCAGACTCTCCTGGGAGTGGCAGAGGGAAATGCGAGGTGGCTTTGGGGACCCCATTAGAAAAGGCAGTGATGCCGGGAGGTCATTAGGGGAGAATACCTGGGATCTCCTCCTCACTCCCCACGGGCAGTCGCTTACCAGGACCTGATTGTTCACTGCTCACCAAAAGGCAGGACTGCTTTCTGCTCCCAGAGAAGAGAGCACCTGCTGCTGCGGGATCGTTTCTTTAGCAGCGCAGGTAGCTCTGCAGAGTGAGAATATCTGGGGTAAGATTTGATCCAGCTACGCAGTAGCAGGCTCCAAAATCCATCCTCATTCTCTGTTCgtcatggaaaacagaaatgaagaattgggtacaaaaatgtgttcttaatgttgttgcttttaaatttgGGGCCAAACGGCATCTTTAGCAGATCCTGCTTAGGTGCATCTCTAAAAATACTGCCACGAAGGCCAGTTGCAGCGCAAGCCACAGCGCGAGCCAATATATTGctcttaatttctcttttatacAACCAGTCTCGGAGGCCTTAATATACATCCCTCAAGCTCCGCAGGCTCCCAAATTGGCGAGCAGAACAGATGGGAATCTGAGGCTGAGAAAAGCCTTCCAGGGAGTCATTGCCAAGGATGAAAGCAGAACCCACAAAAATCCTGGCTCCCTGGGCAGGAAGAGCGCTGCCCTGAGTGTTTTGGACTGCCGCATCAGTTCAGCCGCTCTTGTGCCCAGCAGACGCAAATGTTGGCGAGGCCTCACAAGAAAATTGTCTCAAACAGCCCGTTCCCCCAGAGGAAGGCTCGGAGGCCAGTCCTCTCCGTGTCCCGTGCGCACTGCACGAGCCGTGCCTGGTGGTGCTAAAGTCTGCCTGGAGCTAACCTGGCAGGGACTCTACGGGCACGGCCAGCGCGTGGCCTCCCGGTTACTCTCACCAGCTCCTCACTGTCTGCTTCTCTTTTGCAATTGGCTTCAGAGGATCCGGTGCAAATAAGGTCAGAGCTGTTCTGGTTTTGAAGGCtgatgtgtgtttttaaatgttaatgaagGGGGCCGGGTGTCcctgggagggagaggggctggagggTGCTGTGTGCACAGAGGTTTCTGCTCGCCAGTGCCTGCTTCTAGTGGTACCGGCGCATAAACGGGGTGGAGCTGGGTCAGCAGGACCAAACCCCCGCGCCGGCGACCCTTTTCCAGTGGGGAGGGGAGCTGACAGCCGAGGCAAAAGCAGGGTGGCAGTGATCTAGTAACAAGAGTAATTCCTAGCTCTCCTAGGACAGAAGGGCAGAAATTACGGTCGGAATTGCGCGTTAGCGGCTGCTCCCGAGCCTctggctgtgcagtgctgtgcacAGCAACGTAACCAGGCCGTGCAGCAAATTCGGTTCTGCCTCCTGGGCAGCCGTCGCTGCCCGGTGCCGCGTGCCGGCCGGGTGGATGGAGCTGGCAGCTGCGGGCTCGcggaggaaggcagggagcagcagaggcagcagggccCAGGAGGCCACGGGAccgagccctgctgcagcccggTCACGTCCAACGCCCTTGAACCACCGCTCGGTTTCTTGGAGCCTGTTCCCTGGGTTTtacaggcagcaggagcccgCTAGAGGAAATGATTTGATGGGCTGCAGCCAAGGAAAAATAAGCAGTTATTCTACATTGTCCTGTCCTCTCCCCCCTTTCTCCATCATTACCAGCCcttctttcttccatgttttgcttcttttgtttgcAAAGTGCAGTGCATCCCATTTCCTCACTCCCTCATTCACCGTGGGCAGTTTGGATTCCCGGAGCGGCAAGGTAGGAAGCGCAGGTGGGGGCAGAGGAGCCACGGCAGCGCAGGGATCGGCCTCCAGGTAGCTGAACTCTGCCAGCCTTGCTCCTCACAGGCTGTGAGCGTGCCTGGCTGCATGGCAAAGGAGGCTGACAGCGCTGCAGCGCAGCTGCGACGTTTAGAAGCGTTAAACGAGGCTCCCAGCTCCCCGGTTCCACGGTCAGGTCAGTCTTTCAGGGGGGCAGCAGTTGGTAGTTGTGCTGCTCACAGCGGAGCTGTGTCTGAAGGCACCTTCCTGCAGCGCcacccagcctccctgccccgcGCCCAGGCAAGGAGCCCGGCGTTCCAGGCAGGCTGCGCGTCCTGTGGAAACGCTGCGGTCGGGGGTCGGGAGCAGGAGCCTCCCGAAAGTTGTCAGGATCCGTGTGCCTGCCCtttctggctggctggcagTGGTCTTTCccccctcctgtccctgcttTGGGTTCCGGAGGgtccccagctctgtgctgcctccGGCCAAGTCAGCACGCATCTGAGTCGTGTCCCCGTGCAAGGCACGTCCGCCCTCACTTCGGGATGCTTTCCTGGTTTGTACCTGGACAAACTACAAACAAAAAGGATTAGCTTAGCACCCGTCGGACATCTGAAGAACGCCCGACGATGGCCTGTCTCCTGACACCGGTTCCTTTGGTCCTGCTGCGGACAGCCAGCCCAAGagcaagggaagaagaaattgtATCCCACGAGGTCTCTTCTCGGGAGCAGCCTGCGGCCCGTAATGTTGTTGTCTACACGGAAACACATCCCGTGCTCCTCAGGTCCTTCTCGGGGGGGTCTGCCGAGGACCCAGAAGACCCCAGAGGTCCTTCTGTAAGGTTGAGCGTTCTTGCAGAAGGGTGCTGCTTTCAGATGCGCTGTGACGGAAGGAGCATTGGCCTTCTTGCCAGAGCCAGGCTGCTCTGAGCCCCAGTGCACCTGGAGGACGGGACCACGTGGAGGACGGGACCACCTGGAGGATGGGACCACGTGGAGGACGGGACCACGTGGAGGATGGGACCATGTGGAGGACGGGACCACCTGGAGGACGGGACCACGTGGAGGACGGGACCACGTGGAGGATGGGACCACGTGGAGGATGGGACCATGTGGAGGATGGGACCACCTGGAGGACAGGACCGCAGTGACATTTCCTCTGCCACTTTTTTGTGGCACACCCACTTCCATCTGCGCGGGCTGTGCCAGGCTCCTGCCCTGTGGTGGTTCCCAGCCTTTCGGCCTGGGCTGGGACATCCCAAGGAAGCCGTGGATGTCTGGGATGAGCAGGAGGACCCACGCAAATTAACTGCCAGCCCCTTGGTGCTGAGGGTCTCCTGTTGCTGCGAGAGCAGTCCCGGGGAAGGGACGAGGTGGCCGTGGCGTGCCCGGGAGCAGCTCCCGGCCGGTCCTCGGCACCAGCCAGAGGCAGCCGTACccctgctgccaggcagggaCCAGCTGTCCGGGATCGGGTTTCCAGCATGTGcagtcagaggaagaaaatcctcCACCACCAGAGGATGTTTCTCCATCTGCTGTCGTCATTTTCTCCGCCGACGGCCGTGACCGCGCTGTTGCTTTTGTCTCTTCATTTGAGGACCGGTCAGGACCTCGTGAAAGGCCGGCAAAGGCACTCCGGGTTGCTGCATGAATTAACGGCCGTCTGCAGACCTCAGCGAGGAGGAAGCCTGCCCTCTTCACAAATGAGGCATTTGGGAAGTCCTCCAAGATAGCTCATTTCTGCTGTATCTGCCATTATCtcacttttgtttaaaagaatgtCTTCTTCACTGACTCTCTCCAGATACCTCTGCGCTTACGGAAGAACCGGGTTGgttttacaggaaaaaagcaTCCTTAGGCGCATTACAACGTCGAATTTCAGCTGAGCAGGTGCTACAATCTAAACACGCCGTGGTTAGCGCTGACACGCTGCCTGTGGTGCGCAGGCGAAGTGCAGTCCCCGGGGAGGTCGCTGCGGTGCCCCGTGCCGGAGCTCGGCGGCCGGCCCTGCCTGCGGTCAATGCTGCCCCGCGCTGAGCTCGCTCCAAGCCTGCTCCGAGACGGGACTTGTGAGGAAAGGGCGCGCTGGGCCCGTGTTCAGCCCCTCCGACTTCCAGGGAATGTCTTACAGAGCTGAGCACCCGCGCGCCCCAGTTACCCCAGTGAAACCACGGAGCTGCATCCGCTGCTCCCTGCGTGAAAGTGACCTTCTGGGCGGCCGCAGCATCCGCCGGGATGGCTGGGAGTCATGAGCTCACGTCTCCGTACGGTGCTTTCATCACAGTTGTCTCCCTTGGACCGTGTCCAGAACGCTCACTCAGAATAGCCGGGGATTTCACACCATCCAAATTGTTCGattcctgccctccccagcccgcTGCTAACCTTGAGGATGCAGCGCCCCGCTGCTGGGATGTCAGATGGGCTCGGCTGCGTGCGTGTGAAAGGCCAAGGCTATTCCAGCAATGCCCACGGCTATTTTCCTCTTGTTAAAATAAGAGATGAGGCAGTCTCTGCAGCTGGGCTCTCGGAGCGGATCCCGGGCTGGATCCTAACCACCCGGGAGGTTTTTCTGATACCCCTTTCCTCCACGCTCCTGTGGAGCTGTGAAACAAAAGCCCACGTGCTTTCAGTAGGTTTGTTCCAAAATATCCCTGCTGCTCTGACGGACGATGCTGAGGACGATCCCCCTGCCCTCTACAAGCACTTCGCAATAGTTCAGCTGTGTAGGGGGACTTCTTTGTCATCTGTTTCTGCAGCCACTTCTCCATCAGTGCAATGAGCATTGCCCGATGCTGCCTGGAGGTCTCCGTATTTACGGGCTCTGTAGTGGAGGCCTCTTGTCCCGTCTTGCcctcccctttcttcctctgagcTCTGGTGCGATTCCTGACGGCACCACCTGGAAGGATCGCGGGGTTCTTCCCGTGCTGGGTGTGCGGAGCACAGCCCGGCTGGGCGGAGGGCTTGGCGGGGCACAGCCAGCCAAGTCCTGGGGCTCGGCCGCACGGGGTGCTTGCCCATGGGGACAGCATGGCCCGGAGCTGGCGGGCACCTTCCCATCCCCTCCCACGCCCTCTCCCttgtcctctgctctgctcttttcctctccacagcCTTCTCCGCTCTGTTTCTTGCCTCCAGCCTGTGCAGGTGACGAGAGGCGGCCGACCGACCCCTtgcagcccctcgctgcccctGCGTGCCCCGCAGGCGGCGGTGGCGGCACTGCAAGGCGCCAGGCCGGCCGTGGGGCAGGCGGCAGCAGCGCAGCTCCATCCGGCTGCTCGGCAGGGACCACGGGGCCGGCGGGCCGGGGCACAGCAGCGCTGCAGCATCTGGGCCATGGGGGGAGCGAGCAGGGGCTGCCCGTTCCTCCTGCCCCCGCTCCCCGCTTTGGAAAGGAGAcgctgggggtggcagggcgGCGCTCGATCGCCTTTGACAACCAcgagcaggcagcaggctgggggcacAAACCGCTGTGCAGCAGGGGCCGGTCTGCGGGCGGACAGCGGGAAGGCCTGGCCTCCGGTCCCCCGCTGGGGGATTTGGGGTCACGTCACCCGGCTCCGCCGCCGCCTGCCCCAGCGCTGGGGTCGGGCTGCAGGCCTGAGCCGGCGGGGCTGGCCGGGGGGCGCGCACACAGATGCAAGCTGAGGGTCCGGAGAAGCCTCTGGTGAAATcgcacccagccctgctgtggcaCTGACTCTCCTGGGGACCAGCCACCCTGTGGGATCCGTGGGAGGAAGGGGACAGAGGGCACTGCCAGGGGTTGTCGGCCCGGCCCAGGAGCTCCAGCAGCATGCCGGGGCCGCAGCTGGCACCTTCGGGCCGAGCGCTTGCCGCTGCCTCGCGGGCCGGGGCCTTCCTCCCTCCGGTTCTGCTCTGTGCATCGTCCCTGCTCCGCCAGGCCCCGAGCGGAGCCGAGCCACGGATTTACGTGTGGCTGTGGCGGGGCTGCCCGTGCCGTGGGGCTGGGTGAGGCCCTGTCCGTGGGGTGCCCCCGGTGCTGGCGGGGAGGAGCAGAGccggcaggaggaggcagcgggaGCAGGACGGGGCCTTGTCCCcgctcctgcctgcccagggGCCACGGGCTGGCTGCGTGCTGCGCTCCACCGGGGGCTTCCCCTGCCGAGCCCCCACCCTCAGCCGCTGCATCTGTGTGGGtgtgggcgggggggggggggggtggggggcccGCGGCGCGAGCAGCGCTAACGAGCAGCGCTAACGAGCTCTCCTCCTCCGCCTTCTCCACCCCCAGAGACTTAACTCGCTGCGACTCCGAGTCCTGCATCCCGCACCTGAGCGACCACCAGCGCATCCCCAGCGCGGCGCCCAAGCTGCTGGCTGCGCGCCCCAACCTGCTGACCAGGTCCATCGAGGAGGCTGCCCCCGCGCACCCGGCCCTCGGCGCGCCCACCCCCAACGGCGGCAGCCGGCACGCGGAGGCCTCCGCGCTGGGGGCTCTGCCGGAGCGCCTGCCCGAGAGCCCCATGGTGATGAAGAAGATGATGATGGTGAACCACGGCATGGAGAAGTCCTCCAGCCTCGGGGAGATCAGCCACCCGACGGCCGGCAAGCACAGCCACTCGGATTCGTCGCGGtcgcacagccccagctccaccGACCCCGACACCCCCTCCCCCATCTCTGACTGCCGGCCCAACAGCGCCAAGAGCACCCGCATCCCGCAGCTGGCTGCCAAGAAGAGCCCGGGGGACGAGGACAGCAGCTTGACGGGCGACGAGGTTGACCTCGGCCAGAGCAAGAAGAAGTTCCCCCTAAAGATCTTCAAGAAGCCCAAGAAGtagagagaggagggaggaggaggaggaaacgCACGGACGCGACCCGCTGGGCCCGGGGGCGGCGTTGGCCGCGGGGAAGCGCCGCGCCACCCCTCCCGGCCCCCACGGGCGCTCGGCAGCACCCGCCGTCCTCCCCCGGGTGCCCTCCCTTCCAGTCGTGTCACCCAGCGCCGCGGCGGGAGGAGCCACCTCAacttatttatttcctgatcTCTGAGAAACCGAGAAGACGACCGCTCCCCCGAAGTCAGCAGCcgccctttccccctccctatTTCTGTAGTCCCCAGCTTTGCTGTGCATGGCTTCCAGTTACTCCTGCCTCCGCTCAGCCACACGGCATTTGGGTTTGGTTTcaatgtggttttatttttttattttttaatatttttgttttcgtttcttctgcctcttccaACCTTTGCACAGGCTGTTTGGAAGGCCGGGGTGGCGGGAGCCTTGCCGTGGTgccgcagcccccgcagccGGGGCAGGGGGTGACGCAGGTGTCGGCGGTGGGGCCGACATCGCAGCGGTTCTCCTCCTTTTTATGAGTCACTTTTCTTACACCCTGGCCCCCATCGCTGTGACGGTTGGGCAGGGGAAAGCCCTCTTTGCGCGCTCTTGGTAAGCGAGAGCAAGTACAATACCTCCCGGGGGAGGGCCCTGCCCCTGCTGGTACTCGTGCGGCCAGGAGCTGCGGCCAGGAGCGTGCTGCTGATGCTTCTCCCACTCGCACCAGGGAGCTGCCGCCCGCGGGGTGTCACCCCTCCCGCCCTGGGCCGCGTTCCCCCCACCGGATGCTTGGCACCAGCGGCATCCGTCTGTGGTGCAGGGGATGGGTCCGGGGCACAGGAGCCCCCGCCTGCCCCTGTCTTTGCTTCCCtgcccaggggagcagggccagggccagACCCCAGCCAGCGCTCGGCAGGGCGAGGAGCGCAGCCGTGTCCCACTGGAAGCCTGGCGGAGGGAGCACCAGGGAAGGGCCATCCCCAAGGGGCAGtggggcagagccagccccCGCTGCCACCTCTGTGCAAGGCGCCGTGCAAACGCGCCCATGGCACCCGTCCCCAGGGCAAGGCCGGAGGGGGGGCACGAGGCACAACCAAGCTgggaggcagcccccagccggGCCTTGGGCACTGTGGGGCTGGGTGCGTGCCCGTGGGGCTGGGTGCGTGCCCGTGGGGCTGGGTGACTGCCCAGGGCTCTGTccttggggatggggaaggctgGGGTGGGTGGAGGGCGCTCACCAGGACCGGTcggcagcagcctccctgccttGAGGCTGCGCTTGCTGGAGCCGAGGCCGGGCTCTGCCTGACCCCActgggtgctgcctggggcCCACCACTGGTGCGTGCCCACAGCGGGTGCCGGCTGGGGCCAAGCTGCTGCCCCGGGGCTTGGCTGCTCCCCTGTCCTCCCTGGGAGGCTGTGGGGCTCATCCTGCAGCTTGGAGGATGCCTCCCAGGCCCCTGCCCCTGTCctgggctgagccctgctccGTCCCAGGGCCAAGTCTGCTCCCTCTGGCCCTGGCCCCGGCCCTGGCCCCTGCCCACCGCCCTCCCCCAGTGGTTGCGGCCGGAGCTCCGCCAAGCCCAGGTCCCGCTCCCGCTGCCCCGTCCACGCCGAGCCGCTGGCCTTGGCCGCCGGCACCGTCCTGGGAGGCAGCTGCTACCCCGAGGCCGACCCGGGACTCGCCTGCTGACGGCAGAGGAAGGTGCGCGTccaggaggggcagggagggaggcagggcgGGATGCGAACAGCCCCTCGGGGCCTTGCTTTACGCCAGAGTAATATATACGTGTATGTTGACAGTACAGGAAGGGCTACAAAGGTGTTTTTCGTTTCCTAGGTGGTAGTTAGACAATTACACTGTTGCTTTGAGATAAGTGAAAAATTCCTCTAAATGACTAAGTGCCTGCACTTCCCCGCGGCTGCTCCCGGGCGCGGGGACGGGATCCCGGCAGCGGGGGCGGCGGACGGGGCGCTGCTCTGCCCCCGCCGTCGGCATTGTCGCCGCCTCGGCCGGAGCCGGCCGGGGAGCGGTGCTGGACCCCCGGGAGGGCCGGGGAGGCCTCAAGGAGCCCCCCCGGGGCGCGCTCCcagcgggggctgcgggctggagccggggccggcggcgctGCTCGCGGTGGCGGAGACCTGCGGATGCTTTCTGGAGAAGGGGTTGGAGATCCACTGAGCGGCAACTGTTGACGCGTCTGCCaactcttgatttttttttttgtcatttcataAAACTTTTAAATCCAATAAAGCATGTAGTATATTTTACGAGCAGGCGCCTGCTGTGTTCTTCACCCGCCCACGGACATGCGGGTCCCAGCTGGAGGGGTCGGGGCAGGGGGTGCCTGCAGAGAACGGCCTCCCTGGGGCCATGCCCCCAGCAGCCAGTGCGGCTCCCCCGACCTGCCCCTCGGGGCCTGGGCCCTGCGGTCCCGGTGCTGCGCACGCAGAGCCCTCTCCCTCCAGGCCATGGTGCGAGCCAGTGCTGCCCCAGTAacgctgctggtgctgccccagtaacgctgctggtgctgccccagTAACGCTGCCGCAGGGACGGCCTCgtcctgccagcacagccgcggagcccagcaggagcagggagagggcgGCTGCCCTGCTGTGAGGCTGGAGAGGCTCGCGGGAAGGACAGACGGACACCGGGACCAGGGTTAAGAAGATCTCCCTGGGGCCCTTGGCTTCCCCAGCTGATAGCCTGGCCCCGGGGCAACCTCCAAGGCAGCGAAGGGACGGACACGTCCTGGCCATTGCTCAGCCCTTGccagctcctcagcctgctcgCACCCTCTGCTTGTGCAGCCAAAGCCAGCGGGACGCCAACACCCCGCACCCCCCGGCACCCAGCACTGCGCCCTGAGGGGCGGCAGCAGGATGAGGCCCTGCGGGATGggtccctgcagctctgcaggcagcagcatgccTGGGCTCGTCCCCACGGCCCATCCAGCAGCGCACGTGGGTGGCGGGCTGGGGAACAGTTTATTGCAGCAGAAGCAAACTCATCTGTGTGCTCGCAGCCCCCTGAGGCTCCAAAACCACCCAGGGGCTTGCTCTGCCCCCGGCTCAGGATGGTGCACAGGGAGCTGCCCCTGGCCGTGCCGGCCCCCCTGGGGTCAGCGAGCCGTTCCCAGCACCACCGGGCTCAGAGACCTGGCCCCTGCCCCAGGTGGCTGCCACTGGCAGGGGCAATGCCGCCAGCCTGCTCCCCCCCCGGGAACGCACTGGGTCAGGGCCAGGGACGTACTCAGCTGCCCCCAAACCCTCTGATGGGACACGGCAACTGCCCAGGGGTGggcaaagggctggagcacagcCCAGGCAGCCGGCGCTGCTCACGGAGAGTCCCTTAGAAACACTTTTTGGAGCATGTGGAACATTTCCAGGACATGGAATTGAAATGTGTTGGGATCAGTGGTTAATGTCCTCTGGGACCGTGTGATGGCGCAAGGGGAGCCTCGTgcaccagcagccagcccccggCCGGGCGTCCCCATCGCCGGTGGGTCCCATCTCCGGGAGTGGGATCAGCTTAGGTGTTGCTGTCGGGCTCCGCACTGAAGTCGCTGCTGGTCAGGGTGATGGTGAATGGCACGTTGATGACTTCTACAGACACATCCTGGGCGCTGGCCGTCCTCCAGGAGTTCAGGGGCTGGCTGGCTTTCTGGATGCGCTGCAGGTGGGCAAGGGTGAGCAAGGGCTGccctgagcacccccagggTCTAGGGCAGTGTCACTGCGGGAAGGGGACAGCCGCAGGCACGGCCACCAAGGGGCTCAGACCCCACCTTTCGTCCAGGCCCTGTGGCTTCAgccctttttctctcctgggGACAGGAGAGCATCGCCCCCAGTCTGTTGCTGCGCgctcccttcccatccccagcaccaggacagccCCTCTGTGaccccgtccctgtccccgtccctgtccccgtccctgtccccgtgcccctgcTCCGCTCGCACACTCACGTCGCTCAGTGTCCCCGACTCGCGGCACAGGGCCACGGTGGCCCAGAGTGGGACCTGCAGGCAGGTGAGGACGCCCATGCAGACGCCCAGGCTCGTGCCCCAGGCCGGGTATGTGTAGGAGCCGTAGCGCAGGGGCACGCCGTACATGTCCAGGAAGGTGTAGATGAGCGTGAACTGCAAGGGCAGCGTGGGCAGCAGTGAGGGGATGGCGCAGCACCACAGGGACCTGGGCCAGGGCCACCCCAAGacacctccagcagccaccaAGGGGCCCAGGATGCTGGGACTGGGGCAACCCCGCTCCACatgtgcagcaggagctgcccctcggaggagaggcagggagaggagctcaTCCCCCCTTGAGCCTCGGCTTCGGGTGAGCGCCCGATGCTTACCAGCAGCAGACAGGGCGTGAAGAAGACCCAGCACACCTTGAAGTAGCCCAGCATGTGGCTGCACCAGGGCGGGCACCGGCAGATCATGTCCCTGATGTCCTGGCAGAACTGGTCGATGCCTGCAGGCACACGGAGGAGGCGCAGGTGTGAGCACCCCGCAGCACTGGGTGCACCCCGCCACGCACCCGAGCCGGCTGCagcgagcccccagccccgctcaccGTAGCAGAAGGAGATGCCGAGGCACATGAAGAGGGTGATGATGACCAGCCCAAAGCCGGTGCTGTACGTGTCAATGAGGGTGAACCAGAAGATGCCTCCCTGTGAGGTGGGAGGGACAGGGTCAGCACCTGCGGGCAGGGCCACCGCCCGTGGCAGGGCACACACGGgcctctgccctcctgccctgggaCACGTGCGGAGCCCCAAGGGGAGAGGAGGCCGATCCCTGCCCCCACCCTGGTGTCACCCGAGGGTGCTGAGCGCTGCAGGATGGGGGTGCCGGGGCCCAACGAACCTGGGTGATCAGGAGGAGCCCCAGCAGGTAGAAGGAGATGCAGAGCACGCCCAGGAACAGTGTCTTCCTCCTCCACTCACGCAGGGCCGGG is a window from the Oxyura jamaicensis isolate SHBP4307 breed ruddy duck chromosome 1 unlocalized genomic scaffold, BPBGC_Ojam_1.0 oxy1_random_OJ72738, whole genome shotgun sequence genome containing:
- the LOC118156852 gene encoding translation initiation factor IF-2-like produces the protein MLLPLAPGSCRPRGVTPPALGRVPPTGCLAPAASVCGAGDGSGAQEPPPAPVFASLPRGAGPGPDPSQRSAGEGAPGKGHPQGAVGQSQPPLPPLCKAPCKRAHGTRPQGKAGGGARGTTKLGGSPQPGLGHCGAGCVPVGLGACPWGWVTAQGSVLGDGEGWGGWRALTRTGRQQPPCLEAALAGAEAGLCLTPLGAAWGPPLVRAHSGCRLGPSCCPGAWLLPCPPWEAVGLILQLGGCLPGPCPCPGLSPAPSQGQVCSLWPWPRPWPLPTALPQWLRPELRQAQVPLPLPRPRRAAGLGRRHRPGRQLLPRGRPGTRLLTAEEGARPGGAGREAGRDANSPSGPCFTPE